The genomic segment CCGCGCGGGCGGCGCGCCGCGGCTCTGGGGCAGCGCGGCTTTCTTTGCGCTGGCGCTGCCGTTTCACGAGACGGTGCTGCTGTACCTCGCGTTACTTGGCCTGACGGTCCTCGCGCATGGGCGTGCGTACAATTGGGGCCTTGGCCGGATTACGAAGACCCTGCTGCCGCACGCGGCATGGGCCGCGGCATTCGTGGTCTCTTCCATGGTGTTCCGCCGGATGCATCCTTCGGAGTATGTGGGGAACGACTTTCAGTGGGCGCGGTTTTCCCTGTCCGCGTATGTGCAGACGTGGATCACCTACACCATGTCCGCCTATCCCGGCTATTTCACGCTGGCCGATGCCGAATATGCCAAGCTATTCGACCACTTCCAGCACGGACTCCACACGCAGGCGGGCACGTGGACCACGCTCCTGGTTAACATGCGTCCCGCGTGGGTGCTTCGGGCGGCTTTGACGTTCGGGCTCGCCGTTGTGCTGCTGTTTCGGTGCGAAAGTCTGACCCGGAAGCGGTTCCCGCTCATTGCCGGGGCAGGCCTGGCGCTCCTGTTGATCCCGCACGGCGTGATCAGCTTGAGCCGCCACTACGAGAACCTGGCGCTGAAGGGCGAGCGCGTCTCGACGCACATGTCCTATCTGTGCGCATTCGGTGTGGCGCTGTTGCTTGCCCTGGCTCTGGCTGTAATCGTCCGGGCGACGCCGCTCCGACGCTCCGCATGGACACGCGGATTCACGTGCGCGTGCGCGGGGCTAATGGCCGCCGCCATCAGCCTCTGCACCAGCTACTCGAATCACTTCGTCGCACTGTCGCAGCGCGCACAGACACAGAAGTGGCAGTTGATGAACAAATTCCTCGCTTCCCCGACTTTTGACGCGATTCCCGAGGAGGCCTGCCTGATAGCGCCTTCTTTGTGGGAGCCCTCCTTTAATGTGTACTACAGCCTCAAGGATTTTTCCGGCAGTCACTTGATTCCGGCGACCGCGGACACGCCCAACTACTGGGAGGCCTACTGCACGGTCAAGACGGGCAAACACCTGGATATCGCGGGTGACCGAAAGGAATTGGAGGCGTTGTTCGACAATGCCGACCTGCCGCGGCGCGCGGGCCTACTGACGTACCAGGAGAATCCCAACACCTTTTCGGCACACCTTGTGGTGATTCCTCCGCGAGCCGATGCAAACACTCCCGGCGGCGCAACGGTCGTTTTTCGCTCGTATTTCGGGGACGCTTGCGCCGCCGGCCGGGTGGATTGAAGCGTCTCCCGCAAACGGGTAGTGTGGTGCCGCGCGCGGCGGAAGGCACATCGCGCGCGTGACCGGCGAGAGGACGGGAAAGCACATGAAGCGGAATCTGGCGGCATTGACCGAGAAGGTTTTTGACCTCGTTATCGTGGGCGGAGGCATCACGGGCGCGTGCATTGCGCGAGACGCCGCGATGCGCGGGCTGTCGGTGGCGCTGCTGGACAAGGCTGACTTCGCCAGCGCGACCTCGTCCGCCTCGTCGAAGCTTATCCACGGGGGACTGCGGTATCTGCAGAACTTCGAGATCGGGCTGGTGCGCGAATCGCTGCGCGAGCGACGCATCTGGTCCCATATCGCGCCGCACATGGTGTATCCGTTGACGTTTCTCATGCCGACAACGGGCAGGAAACGCATTCGCGGCCGCATCAAACTGGCCGTAGGTCTCATGGCCTACGACTGGCTTGCGTATGACCGTAATCGCTTGGAGGACCCGGAAAAGGCCATCCCTTCTCACAAGCACTTGAGCCGCGAGGAGGTCATTGCGCTCGAACCGGACCTCGAGTCGGAAGACCTCTCGGGCGCGATGATGTTCCACGACTATCAGATGTACTCGCCGGAACGGCTCGCGGTCGAGTGCATCCAGAGCGCCGCGGCCCTGGGCGCCTGCGTCGCGAATTATGCCGAGGTAGTGCAGTTCCTGCGCGAAGAAGACCGCATCGCCGGCGTGCGCGCGCGGGACCATGCCTCCGGCATCGGCGACTTTGTCGTGCATGGCCGCATGACGGTAAACGCCGCGGGCCCGTGGGCGGATATTCTCATGGCCACGCTGTCGGACGGTCATCAGGGCCGGCAACTGATCCGCTCGAAAGGCATCCACATCCTGACCCGGCCGCTGACGCACGGCAACGCGATCGCCGTGCCTTTCGACGGCGGTCATTTCTTTATCCTGCCGTGGCGCGGCCATTCGCTCATCGGCACGACGGACACTATCTTCAAGGGCGATCCCGACGCCTTCCACGTCACCGAGAAGGATATCCTCGAATTCATCGACATCATCAACAAGGGTTATCCGGCGGCGAAACTGAAACGGGATGACGTGCTCCATTTCTACGGCGGCCTGCGCCCGATCGTGGACACGGGCGCGCCCGAAGAGGACACGGAGGATGACGAGGGCCCGGACAGCTACAACGCGAGCCGGGCGGCGGAAGTCTACGACCACGAGGCACAGGAGCATATTCGCGGCATCATAACCGCCATCGGCGGCAAATGGACCACCGCGCGCAGCGTGGCCGAGCAGGTGGTCAGTCTGACCACGCAGAAGCTCGGCCTGCCCGAGACGCCCTGCGTCACTGCCACCACGCCTACCTATGGCGGCGACGTCGGCCTCTACGGGCCATTCGTGGAGACCGTCATCGCGCGGTATCCGGCCTTGCCGCCGGAAACAGCCGAGAACCTGGCCCGCAATTATGGCAGCCGCCTGCCGGACGTCGTCGCGCTGCTCGATGCCGAGCCTGCCCTCGCCGAGCGGCTCTGTCAGCGGTTTCCCGACATCGCGGCCGAAGTGGTGTACGCTGTCCGCGAGGAAATGGCGCTCACACTCGAGGATGTGCTCTTCCGCAGAACCGGCCTGGGCACGCTCGGCTCGCCGGGCGACGAGGCCATCGGCAAGGTCGCCGACATCATGAGCCGCGAACTGGGTTGGAGCAAGACCGGGCGCACGGCGCAAATCGAGCGCGCCGCGGCCCGGTTCCTGCCGTCGTCGCGCACGCGCGCCATCGTGAACCCGCACTCGATGGGCGACCGCACCGGCGCGAACTGGCCCACAACGCTGGCCAAGCTCACCACCGTGCTCGGGCCGGTGGACTACGTGTTCACCGACGGGCCGATGGCGGCCAAACACCTGACGCGGCAGGCCTTGAAGGACGGCGTGGACCAGATCATCGCCGTAGGCGGCGACGGTACCGTGAACGAGGTCGTGAACGGTTTCTTCGAGAAAGGGGAACTCATCAATCCCGACGCGGTGCTCGCGGTGATCGCCAGCGGCACCGGCGGCGATTTCCGGCGCACGTTCTTGCTGCCCGAGAGCGTCGACGCGCAGATAGCCCGCTTCGCTCAGGGCGAGATCCGGCGCATCGACGTGGGCAAGCTCACGTACCGCGACGACTCCACGGGCGAGGAGATGGTGCGCTACTTTGACAACATAGCAAGTTTCGGCCTGAGCGGCGAGGCGGACCGCGTGGTGAACCGGCTCGGCCTCTCCAAACGGCTCGGCGGCAGGCTCGCGTTTCAGTGGGGTATGTTCAAGGCCATGTTCACCTACCGGCGTCAGCGCGTGCGCCTTCGGGTGGACGAGGCCTTCGATCAGGTCGTCAACATCACCACCGTCGCGGTAGCGAACGGCAAGTACTTCGGCGGCGGCATGAAAGTCGCTCCGAACGCACAGCCGGACGACGGCCTCTTTGACGTGATCATCATCGCGGATGTCGGGCCGGTCGAACTGCTTGTCAAATCGCGGTCCGTCTACAAAGGCAAGCACCTGCGCTACAACAAGGTCACGGCCCTGCGCGGACGCAAGATCACCGCCTTGCCGGTAAGAGGCGCGGCGCCGGTCCTGCTCGACGTGGACGGAGAAGCCCCGGGCCGCCTGCCCGCGACCTTCGAAATCCTGCCCAAGGCTATCTGCCTGCGGTGTTAGCGGACTTCAGCAGGCCCGCCAATCGTGTCCCCTTGTGATTGCCGCCGCTGGAAAGGCTTCCCGCCTCTACGACCCGAGAATCCTGGACGCCGCCTCAGTGCCACGCTCTCTGGTCTGCCCGCGCGCCAGTTGCTTGAAATGTGGACCCCGTCGCGGGCAGGTCAACCGGCGCGCTTGTCTGCTTCCGCCCCATCCGGGACCGCAATGATGATACGCTCGTCATGCGACGGGGCGACGCGGTGTCCTGGCGGAACAACAAGACAATGCTCTTCGTCCCAGTTGCCGTCGAGAAAATCGACAACAAGGCGAGCGTCGCCCCGCAGGATATCACAATTCCAATGCAGCCATTCCGCGCATGCGCGGGTGTACGCCTGATACCGTTCCGAGTCGCCAAAACCGAGATCGACGTAGGCTGCATTGTTGTACGTCTTGAACCAGCCTTGTTCGGTCTGCATCAGGTATTCGGCGTTCTCCTCGCCGTACATTTCCGCGTACTCGCGGTAAAGCCGCTCATACCGTTCGCGGCCAGGCTGCGTAGTCGTGTCAATCCAGCCCGGGCTGTACCAATACGTGCCCGGGTGCGCGTCAAAGTACTCGCGGTACCGTTCCTTCGAGCCCAGCAGGAATGTGATGCAGTCGTGGCCGCGCATGATGACGAGAGGCTTGTCGCGGGCCACTACGCCGACGATTCCATTGCTGCACAGACCGTATCCGACCAGCACCGCCTCGCAGCGGCCCGGAGTCTCGTCGATAGCCGCCTGCAAGGACGTACGCAGAACGTCCGGCGTATTGTGCAATCCCTGTTCCAGAAAACGGAACTCGAATACGTTTCGCGACAGTGCCGCGAAATGGCACAGTTCACGCCAGAGCACATGGCAACTGACCACGTACAACCGTTGCGGTGTGCATGGATCAGAATCATCAACGCGCATGAGACCTTCCTGCGTTTTCTGCGTGGTGTCAGCGGTTTGGCCGCGCGCTAACCCTTCTTCGCGGGGCTGTGAATTGAAATGAATATGATGGTCTGCCGGGGCGGCGGAATCCTTCCTCGCACCGCTGCTTCTTGAACCTGCGGCGAGAAAAGGGCGGCCAGCCCGTTCGGACCGGCCGCCCCGCAAGCATTGCGGACCATGCAGCTCGTTACGCGCCTATGCCAGGCCAGGGCAGAAGCCGTCTTCCGTCCCATCTTCCGGACAATAGTGGTAGCCGCCGCTGTTGTAGAACTGGATTACGCGCAACAGCTCCGTCAGCTTGATCTGCC from the Candidatus Hydrogenedentota bacterium genome contains:
- a CDS encoding FAD-dependent oxidoreductase gives rise to the protein MKRNLAALTEKVFDLVIVGGGITGACIARDAAMRGLSVALLDKADFASATSSASSKLIHGGLRYLQNFEIGLVRESLRERRIWSHIAPHMVYPLTFLMPTTGRKRIRGRIKLAVGLMAYDWLAYDRNRLEDPEKAIPSHKHLSREEVIALEPDLESEDLSGAMMFHDYQMYSPERLAVECIQSAAALGACVANYAEVVQFLREEDRIAGVRARDHASGIGDFVVHGRMTVNAAGPWADILMATLSDGHQGRQLIRSKGIHILTRPLTHGNAIAVPFDGGHFFILPWRGHSLIGTTDTIFKGDPDAFHVTEKDILEFIDIINKGYPAAKLKRDDVLHFYGGLRPIVDTGAPEEDTEDDEGPDSYNASRAAEVYDHEAQEHIRGIITAIGGKWTTARSVAEQVVSLTTQKLGLPETPCVTATTPTYGGDVGLYGPFVETVIARYPALPPETAENLARNYGSRLPDVVALLDAEPALAERLCQRFPDIAAEVVYAVREEMALTLEDVLFRRTGLGTLGSPGDEAIGKVADIMSRELGWSKTGRTAQIERAAARFLPSSRTRAIVNPHSMGDRTGANWPTTLAKLTTVLGPVDYVFTDGPMAAKHLTRQALKDGVDQIIAVGGDGTVNEVVNGFFEKGELINPDAVLAVIASGTGGDFRRTFLLPESVDAQIARFAQGEIRRIDVGKLTYRDDSTGEEMVRYFDNIASFGLSGEADRVVNRLGLSKRLGGRLAFQWGMFKAMFTYRRQRVRLRVDEAFDQVVNITTVAVANGKYFGGGMKVAPNAQPDDGLFDVIIIADVGPVELLVKSRSVYKGKHLRYNKVTALRGRKITALPVRGAAPVLLDVDGEAPGRLPATFEILPKAICLRC
- a CDS encoding DUF1638 domain-containing protein — its product is MRVDDSDPCTPQRLYVVSCHVLWRELCHFAALSRNVFEFRFLEQGLHNTPDVLRTSLQAAIDETPGRCEAVLVGYGLCSNGIVGVVARDKPLVIMRGHDCITFLLGSKERYREYFDAHPGTYWYSPGWIDTTTQPGRERYERLYREYAEMYGEENAEYLMQTEQGWFKTYNNAAYVDLGFGDSERYQAYTRACAEWLHWNCDILRGDARLVVDFLDGNWDEEHCLVVPPGHRVAPSHDERIIIAVPDGAEADKRAG